One region of Parambassis ranga chromosome 12, fParRan2.1, whole genome shotgun sequence genomic DNA includes:
- the macir gene encoding macrophage immunometabolism regulator has protein sequence MSVRMEMDVSGVSRAHVSILPATERKATLKPEVERPRCSSTPCSPIRGTVAGYQILHMDSNYLVGFTTGEELLKLAHKWSEGTPEKDSVSEAVPSTIQSTVPKSADLGVHRSSRIFKAKGRYYQPYDIPAANGRRRRRMPSSSDTFLRSMAHGEPGRSLHAQLPLCLLKGKGAQSKSLDYLNLDKISIKESSDTEVLQYQLQHLTLRGERMFARNKT, from the coding sequence ATGTCTGTAAGGATGGAAATGGATGTCAGTGGAGTGTCCAGGGCACATGTCTCCATTCTCCCAGCAACTGAGAGAAAAGCCACATTAAAACCGGAAGTAGAGCGGCCTCGCTGTTCCAGCACCCCATGTTCACCCATCAGAGGCACTGTTGCAGGATACCAGATCCTCCACATGGACTCTAACTATTTGGTGGGCTTCACCACAGGAGAGGAGCTGCTCAAACTGGCCCATAAATGGTCTGAAGGCACCCCAGAGAAGGACTCTGTATCAGAGGCAGTGCCCAGCACCATACAGAGCACCGTCCCCAAGTCCGCGGACTTGGGCGTCCACCGGTCCTCTCGGATCTTCAAAGCCAAAGGTCGCTACTACCAACCCTACGACATTCCTGCTGCCAACGGGCGAAGACGGAGACGCATGCCCAGCTCGAGCGACACCTTCCTCAGGTCCATGGCTCATGGCGAGCCTGGGAGGAGCCTACATGCGCAACTGCCCCTCTGTCTGCTCAAAGGAAAGGGAGCCCAGTCCAAGTCCCTAGACTACCTTAACTTGGACAAAATAAGCATCAAAGAGTCATCAGACACTGAGGTGTTACAGTACCAACTGCAGCACCTCACCCTGAGAGGGGAGCGCATGTTTGCCAGAAACAAGACATGA